The Cyprinus carpio isolate SPL01 chromosome B17, ASM1834038v1, whole genome shotgun sequence genome has a window encoding:
- the vps39 gene encoding vam6/Vps39-like protein isoform X1: MNSFLKRRRVSLMCDNRTVFADDWLLVGTKPGHLLLYGIKKDAGTNRFEVTLEKSNKNFSKKIQQLFVVSQYKILVSLLENNIHVHDLLTFQQITVISKARGATLFACDLQSSSGEAKLRMCVAVKRKIQLYYWKDRDFHELQGDFTAPDVPKSMAWCENSICVGFKRDYYLIRMDGRGSVKELFPTGKQLEPLVAPLADGKVAVGQDDLTVVLNEEGVCTQKCALNWTDIPVAMEHQPPYIIAVLPRYVEIRTLEPRLLVQSIELQRPRFITSAGSNVVYVASNHFVWRLVPISIASQIRQLLQDKQFELALQLAKMKDDSDADKRQQIHHIQNLFAFNLFCQKRFDDSMQVFSKLGTDPTHVIGLYPDLLPSDYRKQLHYPNPLPTLSGAELEKAHLALIDYLAQKRSHLVKQLNDPDPFATSPLMEGTPTIKSRKKLLQIIDTTLLKCYLHTNVALVSPLLRLENNHCHIEESEYVLKKAHKYSELIILYEKKGLHQKALQVLLDQSTKANSPLKGHERTVQYLQRLGVENLDIIFEFSPWVLKICSEDGLKIFTEDLTEVETLPRDKVLNFLKEGFKELAIPYLEHIIHLWDETQPEFHNVLIQLYLEKVQGLMKVYLSSLPEGVPAVAAGKEAGELGEYRNKLLSFLEVSSSYEPEGLISDFPFDGLLEERALLLGRMGKHEQALFIYVHILKDTRMAEEYCHGHYDPSANGNKDVYLSLLRMYLSPPDVHFLGPIKMQLCEPQPNLQAALRVLQLHHSKLNTTKAINLLPANTQIREIQVFLESVLEEKAGRKRFDQVLKSLLQAEFLRVQEERIFHQQVKCVITDEKTCRVCKKKIGNSAFARYPNGVVVHYFCCKDRSVCPEE; encoded by the exons ATGAACTCATTTTTAAAACGTCGCCGTGTGTCTCTGATGTGTGACAATCGTACTGTGTTTGCAGATGATTGGCTCCTTGTGGGGACCAAACCGGGCCATCTCCTTCTGTACGGGATCAAGAAAGATGCAG GTACAAACAGGTTTGAAGTTACATTAGAGAAATCCAATAAGAACTTCTCAAAGAAGATTCAGCAG CTGTTTGTGGTGTCACAGTACAAGATTTTGGTTAGTTTGTTGG aaaataacATCCACGTTCACGACCTGCTCACGTTCCAGCAGATAACTGTTATATCCAAAGCCAGAGGAGCCACTCTGTTTGCCTGTGACCTGCAG TCCAGCTCAGGCGAGGCCAAACTGCGCATGTGTGTTGCAGTCAAGAGGAAAATTCAGCTGTATTACTGGAAGGACAGAGATTTCCATGAATTACAG GGGGATTTCACCGCTCCAGACGTTCCCAAGTCCATGGCTTGGTGTGAGAACTCCATATGTGTGGGTTTCAAACGAGACTACTATCTGATCCGG ATGGACGGACGTGGCTCAGTCAAGGAACTCTTCCCCACAGGGAAACAGCTGGAACCACTGGTGGCCCCGCTGGCTGATGGGAAGGTCGCGGTGGGTCAGGATGACCTCACGGTTGTTTTGAACGAAGAAGGCGTCTGCACTCAGAAATGTGCCCTTAACTGGACCGACATTCCTGTCGCAATGG AGCACCAGCCACCGTACATCATCGCAGTGCTGCCACGCTATGTGGAGATCCGCACCCTTGAGCCCAGACTGCTGGTGCAGAGCATAGAGCTGCAGAGACCGCGCTTCATCACCTCCGCTGG ATCAAATGTTGTGTACGTCGCGAGCAATCACTTCGTTTGGCGTCTGGTGCCCATCTCTATAGCCAGCCAGATACGACAGCTGCTACAGGACAAGCAGTTTGAACTGGCGCTTCAGCTAGCA AAAATGAAGGATGATTCAGATGCAGACAAGAGACAACAGATCCATCACATTCAGAACCTGTTTGCCTTCAACTTGTTCTGTCAGAAGCGCTTTGACGACTCCATGCAGGTGTTTTCTAAGTTAGGCACAG ACCCCACTCATGTTATTGGACTGTATCCAGACCTGCTGCCCTCTGACTACCGCAAACAGCTGCACTACCCCAACCCTCTGCCCACGCTGTCTGGAGCCGAGCTGGAGAAAGCCCACCTGGCGCTCATAGACTACCTGGCACAG AAACGCAGTCATTTAGTGAAGCAGCTGAATGACCCGGACCCCTTCGCCACCTCGCCTCTCATGGAGGGGACCCCCACCATCAAGAGCCGCAAGAAGCTCCTTCAGATCATCGACACCACTCTGCTGAAATGTTACCTCCAC acCAATGTAGCCTTAGTGTCGCCTCTCCTGCGGCTAGAGAACAACCACTGTCACATCGAGGAGAGCGAGTACGTGCTGAAGAAAGCCCACAAATACAGCGAACTCATCATCCTCTATGAGAAAAAAGGCCTTCATCAGAAAG CTCTGCAGGTTCTGCTGGATCAGTCCACCAAAGCCAACTCTCCTCTGAAGGGGCATGAGAGGACTGTACAGTATCTTCAGAGACTCG GTGTGGAGAACCTGGACATCATTTTTGAGTTTTCGCCGTGGGTTCTGAAGATTTGTTCAGAAGATGGACTGAAG ATCTTCACCGAGGACCTGACGGAGGTGGAGACTCTGCCCAGGGATAAGGTGTTGAACTTCCTGAAGGAGGGCTTCAAGGAGCTGGCCATCCCGTACCTGGAGCACATCATTCACCTGTGGGACGAGACACAGCCTGAGTTCCACAATGTTCTGATCCAGCTCTACCTGGAGAAGGTGCAAGGCCTCATGAAAGTGTACCTCAGCTCACTGCCTGAAG GTGTTCCAGCTGTGGCTGCAGGAAAGGAGGCGGGAGAGCTGGGAGAGTACAGGAACAAGCTTCTGTCGTTTCTGGAAGTGTCCAGCAGCTATGAGCCGGAGGGACTCATCAGTGATTTCCCGTTTGATG GTCTGTTGGAGGAGAGGGCTCTTCTTCTGGGTCGTATGGGGAAACATGAGCAGGCTCTTTTCATCTATGTACACATTCTCAAAGACACGCGTATGGCTGAAGA GTACTGCCACGGTCATTATGATCCATCAGCAAACGGCAATAAAGAT gTGTATCTGTCCCTGCTGCGCATGTATCTGTCTCCTCCGGACGTGCACTTCCTCGGGCCCATAAAGATGCAGTTATGTGAGCCACAGCCGAACCTCCAGGCCGCCCTGAGAGTTCTTCAGCTCCACCACAGCAAGCTGAACACCACCAAA GCCATAAACCTGCTGCCAGCCAACACACAGATCCGAGAGATCCAGGTGTTTCTGGAGAGTGTGCTGGAGGAGAAGGCTGGGAGGAAGCGCTTTGACCAGGTCCTGAAGAGCCTGCTACAGGCCGAGTTCCTGCGG GTGCAGGAGGAGCGTATCTTTCACCAGCAGGTGAAGTGTGTCATCACAGATGAGAAAACCTGCAGAGTGTGCAAGAAGAAGATTGGAAACAG TGCCTTTGCCAGGTATCCTAACGGTGTGGTGGTGCACTACTTCTGCTGTAAAGATCGCAGCGTGTGTCCAGAGGAGTAG
- the vps39 gene encoding vam6/Vps39-like protein isoform X2, protein MHDAYEPVPILEKLPLQTDFTPTWDDWLLVGTKPGHLLLYGIKKDAGTNRFEVTLEKSNKNFSKKIQQLFVVSQYKILVSLLENNIHVHDLLTFQQITVISKARGATLFACDLQQSSSGEAKLRMCVAVKRKIQLYYWKDRDFHELQGDFTAPDVPKSMAWCENSICVGFKRDYYLIRMDGRGSVKELFPTGKQLEPLVAPLADGKVAVGQDDLTVVLNEEGVCTQKCALNWTDIPVAMEHQPPYIIAVLPRYVEIRTLEPRLLVQSIELQRPRFITSAGSNVVYVASNHFVWRLVPISIASQIRQLLQDKQFELALQLAKMKDDSDADKRQQIHHIQNLFAFNLFCQKRFDDSMQVFSKLGTDPTHVIGLYPDLLPSDYRKQLHYPNPLPTLSGAELEKAHLALIDYLAQKRSHLVKQLNDPDPFATSPLMEGTPTIKSRKKLLQIIDTTLLKCYLHTNVALVSPLLRLENNHCHIEESEYVLKKAHKYSELIILYEKKGLHQKALQVLLDQSTKANSPLKGHERTVQYLQRLGVENLDIIFEFSPWVLKICSEDGLKIFTEDLTEVETLPRDKVLNFLKEGFKELAIPYLEHIIHLWDETQPEFHNVLIQLYLEKVQGLMKVYLSSLPEGVPAVAAGKEAGELGEYRNKLLSFLEVSSSYEPEGLISDFPFDGLLEERALLLGRMGKHEQALFIYVHILKDTRMAEEYCHGHYDPSANGNKDVYLSLLRMYLSPPDVHFLGPIKMQLCEPQPNLQAALRVLQLHHSKLNTTKAINLLPANTQIREIQVFLESVLEEKAGRKRFDQVLKSLLQAEFLRVQEERIFHQQVKCVITDEKTCRVCKKKIGNSAFARYPNGVVVHYFCCKDRSVCPEE, encoded by the exons ATGCATGACGCATACGAGCCAGTCCCTATCCTGGAGAAACTACCCCTCCAGACAGACTTTACACCCACCTGG GATGATTGGCTCCTTGTGGGGACCAAACCGGGCCATCTCCTTCTGTACGGGATCAAGAAAGATGCAG GTACAAACAGGTTTGAAGTTACATTAGAGAAATCCAATAAGAACTTCTCAAAGAAGATTCAGCAG CTGTTTGTGGTGTCACAGTACAAGATTTTGGTTAGTTTGTTGG aaaataacATCCACGTTCACGACCTGCTCACGTTCCAGCAGATAACTGTTATATCCAAAGCCAGAGGAGCCACTCTGTTTGCCTGTGACCTGCAG caGTCCAGCTCAGGCGAGGCCAAACTGCGCATGTGTGTTGCAGTCAAGAGGAAAATTCAGCTGTATTACTGGAAGGACAGAGATTTCCATGAATTACAG GGGGATTTCACCGCTCCAGACGTTCCCAAGTCCATGGCTTGGTGTGAGAACTCCATATGTGTGGGTTTCAAACGAGACTACTATCTGATCCGG ATGGACGGACGTGGCTCAGTCAAGGAACTCTTCCCCACAGGGAAACAGCTGGAACCACTGGTGGCCCCGCTGGCTGATGGGAAGGTCGCGGTGGGTCAGGATGACCTCACGGTTGTTTTGAACGAAGAAGGCGTCTGCACTCAGAAATGTGCCCTTAACTGGACCGACATTCCTGTCGCAATGG AGCACCAGCCACCGTACATCATCGCAGTGCTGCCACGCTATGTGGAGATCCGCACCCTTGAGCCCAGACTGCTGGTGCAGAGCATAGAGCTGCAGAGACCGCGCTTCATCACCTCCGCTGG ATCAAATGTTGTGTACGTCGCGAGCAATCACTTCGTTTGGCGTCTGGTGCCCATCTCTATAGCCAGCCAGATACGACAGCTGCTACAGGACAAGCAGTTTGAACTGGCGCTTCAGCTAGCA AAAATGAAGGATGATTCAGATGCAGACAAGAGACAACAGATCCATCACATTCAGAACCTGTTTGCCTTCAACTTGTTCTGTCAGAAGCGCTTTGACGACTCCATGCAGGTGTTTTCTAAGTTAGGCACAG ACCCCACTCATGTTATTGGACTGTATCCAGACCTGCTGCCCTCTGACTACCGCAAACAGCTGCACTACCCCAACCCTCTGCCCACGCTGTCTGGAGCCGAGCTGGAGAAAGCCCACCTGGCGCTCATAGACTACCTGGCACAG AAACGCAGTCATTTAGTGAAGCAGCTGAATGACCCGGACCCCTTCGCCACCTCGCCTCTCATGGAGGGGACCCCCACCATCAAGAGCCGCAAGAAGCTCCTTCAGATCATCGACACCACTCTGCTGAAATGTTACCTCCAC acCAATGTAGCCTTAGTGTCGCCTCTCCTGCGGCTAGAGAACAACCACTGTCACATCGAGGAGAGCGAGTACGTGCTGAAGAAAGCCCACAAATACAGCGAACTCATCATCCTCTATGAGAAAAAAGGCCTTCATCAGAAAG CTCTGCAGGTTCTGCTGGATCAGTCCACCAAAGCCAACTCTCCTCTGAAGGGGCATGAGAGGACTGTACAGTATCTTCAGAGACTCG GTGTGGAGAACCTGGACATCATTTTTGAGTTTTCGCCGTGGGTTCTGAAGATTTGTTCAGAAGATGGACTGAAG ATCTTCACCGAGGACCTGACGGAGGTGGAGACTCTGCCCAGGGATAAGGTGTTGAACTTCCTGAAGGAGGGCTTCAAGGAGCTGGCCATCCCGTACCTGGAGCACATCATTCACCTGTGGGACGAGACACAGCCTGAGTTCCACAATGTTCTGATCCAGCTCTACCTGGAGAAGGTGCAAGGCCTCATGAAAGTGTACCTCAGCTCACTGCCTGAAG GTGTTCCAGCTGTGGCTGCAGGAAAGGAGGCGGGAGAGCTGGGAGAGTACAGGAACAAGCTTCTGTCGTTTCTGGAAGTGTCCAGCAGCTATGAGCCGGAGGGACTCATCAGTGATTTCCCGTTTGATG GTCTGTTGGAGGAGAGGGCTCTTCTTCTGGGTCGTATGGGGAAACATGAGCAGGCTCTTTTCATCTATGTACACATTCTCAAAGACACGCGTATGGCTGAAGA GTACTGCCACGGTCATTATGATCCATCAGCAAACGGCAATAAAGAT gTGTATCTGTCCCTGCTGCGCATGTATCTGTCTCCTCCGGACGTGCACTTCCTCGGGCCCATAAAGATGCAGTTATGTGAGCCACAGCCGAACCTCCAGGCCGCCCTGAGAGTTCTTCAGCTCCACCACAGCAAGCTGAACACCACCAAA GCCATAAACCTGCTGCCAGCCAACACACAGATCCGAGAGATCCAGGTGTTTCTGGAGAGTGTGCTGGAGGAGAAGGCTGGGAGGAAGCGCTTTGACCAGGTCCTGAAGAGCCTGCTACAGGCCGAGTTCCTGCGG GTGCAGGAGGAGCGTATCTTTCACCAGCAGGTGAAGTGTGTCATCACAGATGAGAAAACCTGCAGAGTGTGCAAGAAGAAGATTGGAAACAG TGCCTTTGCCAGGTATCCTAACGGTGTGGTGGTGCACTACTTCTGCTGTAAAGATCGCAGCGTGTGTCCAGAGGAGTAG